From the Halobellus litoreus genome, the window ACACGTCCGCGTCGACGACGGAGAGTGGGTACTCGTCGGTCGCGTCGAACGCGAACCCGTCCATCGTCGCGTGGCTCCGCGCGGGGACGTCGACCGGGGACTCGATCGGTTCGGCGAGTGTTCGGCCGGCGATACGGTCGAGCGCGACCGTTTCGGTATCGGCGGTCGGCAGCCACCGCTCGCGCAGGCGTCGGACGCGTTCGGCTCCCTCCTCCCATCCGATCAGGTCGTCGTGGCTGTGGTCAGTGTCGCTCATTGTGGTCGATTTCGCTCAGTATCGGCCCTCGTGCGGGGCTCGGCCCGAGTATCGGCTTCGTTCCGTACCAACACAAACTTTTATTGGGTATCTGCATAGTATCATAGATCGTGATAATAGTGTGCACATAGTGAGGGTACTTAAAAGATGGCGACGCGCAGCCCCTGACCGACCGGCGACTTCGACGATGGACACATATGGAATTTGATGGAGAGTTCGAGTTAGACGGCGTACCGCCCGAGAAAGCGTGGATCGTGCTGTCGGACCCGATGGCGGTCCGAGATTCGCTGAAGGGGTGTCGCTACATCACCCCGATGGACGACGACTTCAACTTCGACGAGTACGAGGCCGAGGAGGACGTCGAGATGCTGCCGGACGCGGACCCGGAGGTCGTCGCCGAACGGGCCTTCGTCGAGGGGCAGAAGTACGCGGCGCTGATGCAGGTCGGCGTCGGGAGCGTGAAACCCCGCTTCGAGACCACGGTCACCATCGACGAGCGCGACGGCGAGAACTTCAGGATGATCGCGACCGGCGGCGGCGACGCCTCCGGGAGCAGTTTCAGTATGGAGTCGGGGATGGAGATCCACGGGCTCGAAGACGGCGAGGGCTCCCGGATCGAGTGGTGGACCGAGGCCGACATCTCGGGTCGGATCGCCCAACTCGGCTCGCGGGTCATCAA encodes:
- a CDS encoding CoxG family protein; the protein is MEFDGEFELDGVPPEKAWIVLSDPMAVRDSLKGCRYITPMDDDFNFDEYEAEEDVEMLPDADPEVVAERAFVEGQKYAALMQVGVGSVKPRFETTVTIDERDGENFRMIATGGGDASGSSFSMESGMEIHGLEDGEGSRIEWWTEADISGRIAQLGSRVINPVANKIVNNFFSSIEQQMTDVDEDTNSGVTDRLRNML